From the genome of candidate division KSB1 bacterium:
CCAGGATACGGTGGCGGTCCCAAAGGTGCTGGGCCAGAGCTCCTGAGTCTATGCCTCCAATTTGGAAGGTGGCCAAGCCGCAGGACACGCCTGGTTTCAAGCTGGTGTGCAGGCGCACCCGGTCGTGCTGCAGAAGCCGCCTTGCCCACCGGTCGCGCAAGAAGAGAAGACGGGCTTGCTTCCTCCCGGGACCAACCCCCGCGTGGAACGCGAGCGCCTCCGCAATGGCCAAATACGGAGCCGCCGGGTGCGTGCCGATCTCCTCGAACTTCCGGATGTTGTCGTCCATCTCCGCAGGCGCGGCCATCAACGGCCACAACTCCCGTATCCTGTCCTTGCGGACGTAGAGAAACCCGGTGCCATGCGGTGCACAAAGCCATTTGTGCAGGCTGGTAGCATAAAAGTCGCAGTCCAGGTCCGCATGGCTGAAATGGAGGTGGGCAAAGGCGTGCGCACCATCGACAATCACCGGTATCCCCTTGCCGCGGGCCATCTGCACGATGGCATTCACAGGGAGGATTTGCCCTGTGAGATTGATCACGTGGCAGATAAGGATCGCCCTTGTCTTCGCCGTGATATGCTGGGCAAAAAGGCTGACGATCTGATCCGGGTCCTCCGCAGGCACGGGAAGGGAA
Proteins encoded in this window:
- a CDS encoding aminotransferase class V-fold PLP-dependent enzyme yields the protein LDPLGVRRALAALAGYTGTPQEAAEDEALWFEVQQAFAVDRTIINLNNGAVSPSPAPVLEALHRHWDFGNKAPCYTMWQVLEPQRESVRRQIAAAFGCDAEEIALTRNASEGLEICQFGLDLRRGDEVLTTNQDYPRMITTWRQRERREGIVLRQFSLPVPAEDPDQIVSLFAQHITAKTRAILICHVINLTGQILPVNAIVQMARGKGIPVIVDGAHAFAHLHFSHADLDCDFYATSLHKWLCAPHGTGFLYVRKDRIRELWPLMAAPAEMDDNIRKFEEIGTHPAAPYLAIAEALAFHAGVGPGRKQARLLFLRDRWARRLLQHDRVRLHTSLKPGVSCGLATFQIGGIDSGALAQHLWDRHRILVSAIKHPEFEGIRVSPHIYTTLEELDRFCDAVEKVIKHGLPRP